The following proteins come from a genomic window of Lineus longissimus chromosome 18, tnLinLong1.2, whole genome shotgun sequence:
- the LOC135502031 gene encoding uncharacterized protein LOC135502031, whose translation MKMADLNTPSFSPAPSLGEVEDMVQPGNGDLPVLLPPESKKASKPVNEVKEMVAMNEDSLFRELDVAAKVCDNLDGDNDIGASKSTGSSSEQQMAAPAGNDISNSLLAISENCKDVSGAKTKTDYNPDDDESDPLHNLQILNVTTGDIGPEIGHDDINVTRIRSVLLDADGSEKDLMSPGIVKGSNFLELVQDGMVDEISGKSSGKEKPVSGSCSSSLQLASDCDVNNLDPQSQLSVTRMKNGELASSANELQETAQAAAQLETTLFSDCTSDEDSNEMDTVQGPESVSFGANVGLKEPADSAKTVSQITDYTNSSGTLTGSAEKSCTDVPEVKGKSSGELDTCISMGSISKDGEKAVAEARLNLDDDDSELKQSQSKCALDDVHMVPVDNDGVLETVAADVDLVPSEKDSELVDMVSLKRVDGLDTIPVDVNMVVVNSEKEPELEMISVEKSDMSDLQDGLMEERSKGTNKDKMMDVMPSINHTMPSHDEELGSALCLQISSVCSLAADENVNTPSINENVRIGDTASLDDAAPTELETVSNDTEPVVLENEGTDAKDCVVLELPADDDSNDCMVIQETPPVEKSVGALNASSAQGPVPNSKVDLNELERLSKQTPTIKSSLTVKLPRSERRKLPENINEKNEDSSQVKLRIVDQGDFLKCCQEAVGVSCKVAFKSAELSGQVPMFFCNFCNFSSANRNMFISHVVKHLFLCKKCGFQSVTRLGLLKHMGTHRSCLDCSGEDYNVIALSQMDSLVDESHELEKTSVFNEPPTSNEIILEFGKGKRYFCALCDFRTNTKMAMERHVLIHAGCWICPHCFNKFEQFTPAIKHLKSVHSGEEVKLYNRVVKGSAEDDAESKAPRVVVHRLMNVTVVNDPIDVTEYHYDICTSYLYLVVFADFHMPLVRSVATGDMEDIKEVKRLHQLFVSRSRFTGKEDSKTWLCDVTGCKFAGQFAPLVAQHSVLCHPGVQPRIKHMEDQNDIFTTLVCRSMKAKHDNLVEMMTETNRMIPNGVSEGRRSASKRAYNAEKARAKNDYVVDMMIESNLCDGKNVSDNSAVEQDSTSTGLSTGTLKRIEQLVNERRITSSPTAKSPLTAKAPNLTNLLMNKPSSIDATLDSVINTKNIVSSQNVTVNQNTGATTAQVVMPSCLSQPNMSEIVTTKATTITSVDMAGNKKNIVLPANMTIGPNTVIKTPDGYFLIQPSTTASSPFITMPPVLLTTNSTTGSTPPVNITTPASMMTSSMVNLTKTSTVPIMSTGVQKTFTNFPNLTNIQRASSPLHATRQAARRNSSTSTPIVSMVSSTVTTSTATTSASSNVLPSNLPSGSKSFFKLSPGTNISLNSGKNKFTLINKGGQLFLQPTDSKGAGMLVPVSSGPNGRLQLNASQVPVSTPSQSGPLTARMNAPTVPTATTKTINQLLSIEPTNVTTTVSKPTNSTPTEVPRRIYTVNASGEVEINTIPDGTVKSKTTDNNKSLPVDPSTIKKEKSDAQDSVSKASTSSAPHRNVIAVSSVTSSSTSVTTLSQALLQQINRTNRSAPRVVLGSVVSSIGSANVSSANQPTLIISGRNQTPVTIGAATSLLRQFQTSHGSQPSVRIVPTGSQLSTSGNPPPIVVMRTLPGTTSSVTTPSFSVGPRMTKVVYHSIDSNGKRIVQARVVPTSTCTSAPRTVRLAPSGAVEEVVSNKPSEPGHVYVPIENYCKVVYTRALPKFSCNFCTYTTSDRKDIQQHLYKHNGKRWYRCPYCPHESTVRKVIFSHTVVSHPGKRVGQCISISFQGDEISNCPFCDYTSSTMEDIVEHIASEHPDPSTDIESALMHNSQEEDDCSVPHGYQCNHCDFSNADLYCLKVHILIEHRGRELIAVNLMQNADTENQDLIFMCSNRSCLYSTTVYDELVAHSEHCIPPSEDPLVEKPEEDDTEEEEQKDTSSPKATIDSETESASSPVKRYVPNTKAVASSRKKSRTWGPKCKRRRVLEVISSDDSESDQEEDKDADADANSDADDSGTRSCRFPRQAKTSTMNLRPKKRKVRKLVSSDDESEKDRDEMDDSNLDEAGLFNDAGDTEDEDFQITINKSGDESNSQSALDDLPLEKASEPIEVTPGVDKEKLESVVEGGISDAESVPQSEKDESVHEPEKEDESVDEPERVANKDESVHELEKDAEKDKQLKYLPEDGAESQEDEPIDVDMPSADDNASDAEKNSDADSMTLNVESTINQLKSLGASIEGSSVSDMFSPRSFTEPFKSPEPEELQDKTPPLNQDTWNSKEDDRRRTLEDIEAHSDSNGENEDEKSSQSDSDSEMPLLKNIDLADKKSDPKSQSLSSSRSSPMPDLYIEPDVQGSEEEPEKNDLDTWLDNIGKSSNLVVQRASAESDSEDLESESIGSHVSESVDDRGIRLFEDVEDERCSVGGVDTAASYHDDESISGRDKERLEEDDRKPDEELSSDKVDEDSNGEENKVEEAPKGDTGGHEDMNAEQETESETLPDDGTSEEVPYLPPEGLMSPDQIPDLDEIPAEEESKLFDEAINNFIGSVKAALPKKKPASPKKRRYVKKFVSNYTGMPTGYKCMYCDEANDHVLPLKIHIMHFHPTENLVSIDLKAQYNRQRKYVQFCMLRECDFYCMIMKDLVAHYEKFPNHVVQEEVVKSLTTKAKTERLPKKRREVLPAASVVESAPGVVSAPVVVSAPVVVLAPGVVSAPGVTEQTPLSPAGSFDLPDQSEVGSDMTYDDDATSSASAFSENIFSELVGPTKVRKRKQVNYNEGHLAGITEELEPKKKKKFVRKGQKLTEGSPELEASPSAPATVSVPAARPGSVLLAPFAPEIPDEAVVLSPKKSDKLIPLIKIVSVKKEAMVKKESPTKKGSSVVVSDKADKVSTDFKWNLKCGHCLFHDKNVPNMKNHLTEKHADEPKVFATDVYARHQRKKSSIFICLKPKCDYKTYKYENMVHHKDSDCGKIPLPEPVTANQSFSDMDQPVSDSTSDYSLYSSPQSGKTASPLKASPCSRVAKDSQNAHLSIPDVHKCHYCDNFSVDNVNIAVIAQIQHHHKQHHPDEKCVLVNEKNRFLNKPSRTFVCVEYGCTFFSATAAMLFAHQTGHEDPTMKEFHPESDVLATYDDVMDL comes from the exons ATGAAGATGGCTGACTTGAATACCCCATCATTCTCTCCCGCGCCATCTCTTGGGGAGGTTGAAGACATGGTGCAACCGGGCAATGGTGATTTACCAGTTTTACTTCCGCCTGAGTCTAAGAAGGCATCAAAACCAGTCAATGAGGTGAAGGAGATGGTGGCAATGAATGAGGATAGCTTGTTTAGAGAACTCGATGTGGCAGCAAAAGTTTGTGATAATCTAGATGGGGATAACGACATAGGAGCATCTAAGAGTACTGGTTCCTCTTCAGaacaacagatggcagcaccggcTGGTAATGATATTAGTAACAGTCTTTTGGCCATTTCGGAGAATTGCAAAGATGTGTctggtgctaaaacaaaaacTGATTACAATCCAGATGATGATGAGAGTGATCCGTTACATAATTTACAAATTCTGAATGTCACAACGGGGGACATTGGGCCCGAAATAGGCCATGATGATATCAATGTGACTAGGATTAGGAGTGTGCTTTTGGATGCTGATGGTTCTGAAAAAGATCTGATGTCTCCTGGGATTGTAAAGGGATCGAACTTTTTAGAACTTGTCCAAGACGGCATGGTAGATGAAATATCGGGTAAAAGTAGCGGCAAAGAAAAGCCAGTTTCAGGCAGTTGTTCTTCATCTTTGCAACTTGCTTCTGATTGTGATGTGAACAATTTGGATCCACAATCTCAGCTGTCTGTTACTAGAATGAAAAATGGTGAGCTGGCATCGTCGGCCAATGAACTACAGGAAACTGCTCAGGCCGCAGCTCAGCTTGAAACCACTCTTTTTTCTGATTGCACCTCCGATGAAGACTCGAATGAAATGGATACTGTCCAAGGTCCTGAATCGGTCAGTTTTGGTGCCAACGTCGGTCTCAAAGAACCAGCAGATTCTGCCAAAACTGTTTCTCAAATCACTGATTATACGAACTCAAGTGGTACATTAACTGGCAGTGCTGAAAAATCTTGTACTGATGTGCCGGAGGTCAAAGGAAAATCCAGTGGTGAATTAGACACTTGCATTTCTATGGGATCTATTTCAAAGGACGGTGAGAAAGCTGTTGCAGAAGCTAGGCTGAATTTAGACGATGATGACTCTGAACTGAAGCAATCTCAATCAAAATGTGCTCTTGATGATGTCCATATGGTGCCTGTAGACAACGATGGTGTACTTGAAACAGTGGCTGCTGATGTTGACCTGGTTCCATCAGAAAAGGACAGTGAACTTGTGGACATGGTTTCATTAAAAAGAGTTGATGGACTTGATACAATACCTGTTGACGTCAACATGGTTGTTGTGAACTCAGAGAAGGAACCTGAACTCGAAATGATCAGTGTTGAGAAATCAGACATGTCGGATTTGCAAGATGGGTTAATGGAAGAAAGGAGCAAAGGCACTAATAAAGACAAAATGATGG ATGTAATGCCATCTATCAACCACACGATGCCTTCCCACGATGAAGAACTGGGCAGCGCCCTCTGTCTACAGATATCGAGCGTGTGTAGCTTAGCGGCGGATGAAAATGTCAATACGCCGTCCATAAATGAAAACGTTAGGATAGGTGATACTGCTAGTCTAGATGATGCAGCACCCACAGAACTGGAAACGGTGTCAAATGACACTGAGCCTGTTGTCTTGGAGAATGAAGGAACAGATGCCAAGGATTGTGTCGTTTTAGAACTTCCTGCAGACGACGACTCTAATGACTGTATGGTCATTCAGGAAACGCCTCCTGTTGAGAAATCTGTTGGTGCTTTGAATGCCTCATCAGCGCAGGGGCCAGTTCCTAACAGCAAAGTAGACTTAAATGAACTGGAGCGATTATCGAAACAAACACCTACTATTAAATCATCACTCACGGTAAAATTGCCAAGATCAGAACGACGGAAACTGCCGGAAAATATTAATGAGAAAAACGAGGATAGTTCCCAGGTGAAGTTACGTATTGTCGACCAAGGTGACTTTCTAAAATGTTGCCAAGAAGCGGTTGGTGTTAGTTGTAAGGTGGCGTTTAAATCAGCAGAACTGTCGGGTCAGGTCCCAATGTTTttctgtaatttttgtaatttcagtAGCGCAAACCGCAACATGTTTATATCTCATGTTGTGAAGCATTTGTTTTTGTGTAAGAAGTGTGGATTCCAGTCAGTCACTCGGTTAGGTCTGCTTAAACATATGGGGACACATCGGAGCTGTTTGGATTGCTCGGGTGAAGATTACAACGTGATTGCGCTGTCACAGATGGACAGTCTCGTTGACGAATCACATGAGCTAGAAAAAACCAGTGTGTTTAACGAGCCGCCAACCTCTAATGAGATTATTCTAGAATTCGGGAAAGGAAAGCGTTATTTCTGCGCTTTGTGTGACTTCCGTACAAATACAAAAATGGCAATGGAGCGCCACGTTTTAATCCATGCTGGCTGCTGGATTTGTCCGCATTGCTTCAATAAATTTGAACAATTCACACCGGCCATAAAACACCTCAAGTCTGTTCACAGCGGGGAAGAGGTTAAGTTATACAATCGCGTTGTCAAGGGGTCAGCGGAAGATGACGCAGAGAGCAAGGCACCACGTGTTGTCGTCCATCGCCTAATGAACGTCACTGTGGTGAATGACCCGATAGATGTCACAGAGTATCATTACGATATATGTACCTCATACTTGTATCTGGTCGTGTTTGCTGACTTCCACATGCCGCTTGTCCGCTCGGTTGCCACAGGCGACATGGAGGACATCAAAGAGGTCAAAAGGTTACACCAGTTGTTCGTCTCAAGGTCGCGCTTCACCGGTAAAGAAGACTCCAAAACGTGGCTTTGCGATGTGACTGGTTGTAAGTTTGCCGGCCAGTTTGCCCCACTTGTTGCCCAGCACAGTGTTCTGTGCCACCCAGGTGTGCAGCCGCGGATTAAACACATGGAAGACCAGAATGACATCTTCACAACACTAGTATGCAGGAGTATGAAGGCCAAACATGACAACCTTGTTGAAATGATGACGGAAACCAACAGAATGATCCCCAATGGTGTTTCTGAAGGTCGTAGAAGTGCCAGTAAACGGGCGTACAATGCAGAAAAAGCGCGGGCGAAAAATGATTATGTTGTCGACATGATGATTGAGTCTAATCTTTGTGATGGAAAAAATGTCTCTGATAATTCTGCAGTTGAGCAAGACTCCACATCTACTGGGCTTTCAACGGGAACTCTTAAAAGGATTGAACAACTTGTGAATGAGAGGAGGATCACAAGTTCTCCGACTGCTAAGTCACCACTTACTGCCAAGGCACCAAACTTAACGAATCTGTTAATGAATAAGCCTTCAAGTATTGATGCAACTCTGGACTCAGTCATCAACACCAAGAACATAGTCAGCTCACAGAATGTGACAGTGAACCAAAACACTGGAGCCACGACTGCTCAAGTTGTGATGCCAAGTTGTCTGTCTCAACCGAATATGAGCGAGATCGTCACAACGAAAGCAACCACTATCACTTCTGTTGACATGGCGGGGAACAAGAAGAATATCGTACTGCCAGCAAATATGACGATCGGGCCAAATACGGTCATTAAAACACCGGATGGTTACTTCCTGATCCAGCCATCAACAACTGCCTCTAGCCCTTTCATCACCATGCCACCGGTACTCCTGACAACCAACTCAACAACCGGTTCCACACCTCCTGTTAATATAACAACCCCTGCATCCATGATGACCAGTTCAATGGTAAACTTGACCAAGACAAGCACAGTTCCAATCATGAGTACAGGAGTACAAAAGACTTTTACAAATTTCCCAAATTTGACTAATATTCAGCGTGCATCAAGTCCATTGCATGCAACACGTCAAGCAGCCCGACGGAACTCGTCCACATCAACGCCAATTGTGTCAATGGTGTCCTCAACGGTTACAACGAGTACTGCCACCACCTCTGCTTCATCTAATGTCTTGCCGTCCAATCTGCCATCGGGGAGTAAATCCTTCTTCAAACTCTCGCCTGGAACCAATATCAGCCTCAACAGCGGCAAGAACAAGTTTACCCTCATCAACAAAGGAGGACAGTTGTTTCTTCAACCAACGGATTCTAAAGGGGCAGGCATGTTAGTCCCTGTCAGCTCTGGTCCTAATGGTAGATTACAACTCAATGCGTCACAAGTGCCGGTATCAACCCCAAGCCAGTCAGGTCCACTTACAGCGAGAATGAATGCTCCTACTGTGCCTACTGCCACTACTAAGACTATCAATCAGTTGTTGTCAATTGAGCCAACTAATGTGACAACCACAGTATCCAAACCCACCAACTCTACACCCACGGAGGTTCCTCGCAGGATTTACACTGTAAATGCCAGTGGTGAGGTTGAGATAAACACCATTCCTGATGGCACGGTCAAATCCAAAACAACGGATAACAACAAGTCGCTGCCAGTTGACCCGTCAAcaatcaagaaagaaaaatctGACGCGCAAGACTCTGTTTCAAAGGCTTCCACTTCATCAGCACCACATCGTAATGTAATAGCTGTTTCCTCAGTGACATCTTCATCAACTTCTGTAACAACCCTTTCACAAGCTTTACTTCAACAAATCAACCGTACAAATAGAAGTGCACCTAGGGTAGTACTTGGCTCTGTCGTGTCCTCCATTGGTTCTGCGAACGTCTCGAGTGCCAACCAGCCAACGTTGATCATCTCTGGACGAAATCAAACTCCAGTTACAATTGGTGCCGCTACATCATTATTACGCCAGTTCCAAACATCTCATGGATCTCAGCCTTCTGTGCGGATAGTCCCAACGGGATCTCAGCTCTCCACTTCCGGAAATCCACCGCCAATCGTTGTGATGAGAACTTTGCCAGGTACCACATCGTCAGTGACTACACCTAGTTTTAGTGTTGGGCCAAGGATGACCAAGGTTGTCTATCACTCGATTGACAGCAATGGCAAACGGATTGTACAAGCTAGGGTTGTTCCTACGTCTACATGTACCTCGGCTCCTCGAACCGTACGACTGGCTCCTTCTGGAGCTGTAGAAGAGGTTGTAAGCAACAAACCCAGTGAGCCAGGCCATGTGTATGTCCCCATTGAGAATTACTGCAAGGTTGTCTACACTCGTGCCCTCCCTAAATTCTCTTGTAACTTCTGCACATATACGACATCAGACCGTAAAGATATTCAACAACATTTATATAAACATAATGGGAAGCGCTGGTATCGATGTCCATATTGTCCTCATGAATCAACGGTCAGGAAAGTTATATTCAGCCACACTGTGGTGTCTCATCCTGGGAAGCGTGTCGGTCAGTGTATCAGCATCAGTTTCCAAGGGGATGAAATCAGTAACTGTCCATTCTGTGATTACACAAGCAGTACAATGGAGGATATTGTTGAACACATTGCTTCTGAACATCCGGATCCTTCCACAGATATCGAGTCAGCGTTAATGCACAACTCACAGGAGGAGGATGACTGTAGTGTCCCTCATGGATACCAATGTAATCATTGTGATTTCTCAAATGCGGATTTGTACTGTTTGAAAGTTCACATTCTCATTGAACATCGGGGACGAGAGTTGATTGCCGTGAATCTCATGCAGAACGCCGACACAGAAAACCAGGACCTTATCTTTATGTGCAGTAACCGCAGCTGTTTGTACTCAACGACCGTTTATGATGAGCTGGTTGCGCATAGCGAGCACTGCATCCCACCATCGGAGGATCCACTGGTGGAGAAGCCAGAGGAAGATGACACGGAGGAGGAGGAACAAAAAGATACCTCATCACCCAAGGCAACCATAGACTCCGAAACTGAGTCTGCTTCTTCCCCGGTTAAGAGATACGTACCAAACACCAAAGCTGTTGCTTCTTCTCGTAAAAAATCCCGGACCTGGGGTCCAAAATGTAAGAGGCGAAGAGTCCTGGAAGTGATCAGTAGTGATGACTCTGAATCTGAtcaagaagaagacaaagatgCAGATGCGGATGCTAATAGTGATGCTGATGATTCCGGTACCAGGTCGTGCCGTTTCCCAAGGCAAGCAAAAACAAGCACAATGAATCTGCGGCCAAAGAAGCGGAAAGTCAGGAAATTGGTTAGTAGCGATGATGAGTCGGAAAAAGACAGGGATGAGATGGATGACAGCAATTTGGATGAGGCCGGACTTTTTAATGATGCTGGAGATACAGAAGACGAAGATTTCCAGATTACAATTAACAAGAGTGGTGATGAGAGTAACTCTCAATCAGCCCTCGATGACTTGCCTTTAGAGAAAGCCAGTGAACCTATTGAAGTGACACCTGGAGTTGATAAAGAGAAGTTAGAGTCTGTCGTTGAGGGGGGAATCTCAGATGCTGAATCAGTGCCTCAATCAGAGAAGGATGAATCAGTCCATGAACCTGAAAAGGAGGATGAATCAGTCGATGAGCCTGAAAGAGTGGCCAACAAAGATGAATCTGTCCATGAATTAGAAAAAgacgctgaaaaggacaaacaGTTAAAATATCTGCCTGAGGATGGCGCTGAATCTCAAGAAGATGAACCAATCGATGTAGATATGCCATCTGCTGATGATAACGCTTCGGATGCAGAAAAAAACTCCGATGCGGACAGCATGACCTTGAATGTTGAATCTACGATAAATCAGTTGAAGTCTCTTGGAGCGAGTATAGAGGGCTCTTCAGTCAGCGACATGTTCAGTCCTCGTAGTTTCACTGAACCTTTCAAGTCTCCGGAACCAGAAGAGTTGCAGGATAAAACGCCACCGTTGAACCAAGACACTTGGAATAGCAAGGAAGATGACAGGAGAAGGACACTAGAGGATATAGAAGCTCATTCTGATTCAAATggtgaaaatgaagatgaaaaatcGTCCCAGTCTGATTCTGATAGTGAAATGCCTTTACTGAAAAATATTGACCTTGCTGATAAGAAATCAGACCCAAAGTCACAATCACtttcaagttcaaggtcatctcCAATGCCTGATCTATATATAGAACCAGATGTGCAGGGGTCTGAAGAAGAGCCTGAAAAGAATGATCTTGATACTTGGTTGGATAATATTGGGAAGAGTAGCAACTTGGTTGTGCAGCGGGCAAGTGCAGAGTCAGATAGTGAAGATTTGGAGTCTGAGAGCATTGGCAGTCATGTGTCAGAATCTGTGGATGATCGGGGGATCCGTTTATTTGAGGATGTTGAGGACGAGCGGTGTTCCGTTGGTGGGGTGGATACGGCGGCcagttaccatgatgatgagaGTATTTCCGGGCGTGATAAAGAGAGACTTGAGGAAGATGATAGGAAGCCTGATGAAGAATTGTCATCAGATAAGGTAGATGAGGATAGCAATGGGGAGGAAAACAAAGTGGAGGAGGCTCCAAAAGGAGACACAGGTGGTCATGAAGATATGAATGCTGAACAAGAAACTGAATCTGAGACGCTGCCTGATGATGGAACGAGTGAGGAAGTTCCTTATCTGCCACCAGAGGGCCTCATGTCACCTGATCAGATACCCGATCTTGATGAGATACCCGCCGAGGAGGAAAGTAAACTATTTGATGAAGCCATAAATAATTTCATAGGCTCAGTCAAAGCTGCACTACCCAAAAAGAAACCTGCATCTCCAAAAAAGCGCCGATATGTAAAGAAGTTTGTCTCCAATTATACTGGAATGCCTACAGGATATAAATGTATGTACTGCGATGAAGCAAATGATCACGTTTTACCGTTGAAGATTCATATAATGCATTTTCACCCAACGGAGAACCTCGTCAGTATCGACTTGAAGGCGCAGTATAACCGTCAACGGAAATATGTCCAGTTTTGCATGCTGCGCGAATGTGACTTTTATTGTATGATAATGAAAGACTTGGTGGCGCACTACGAGAAGTTTCCAAACCATGTCGTACAAGAAGAAGTGGTCAAGTCGTTAACAACAAAAGCAAAAACAGAACGGTTGCCAAAGAAACGCCGTGAAGTTCTGCCAGCTGCTTCTGTTGTGGAGTCTGCTCCTGGGGTGGTGTCAGCTCCTGTTGTCGTGTCAGCTCCTGTTGTGGTGTTAGCTCCTGGTGTAGTTTCTGCTCCTGGTGTGACTGAGCAGACGCCACTCTCACCAGCAGGTTCATTTGATCTGCCTGACCAAAGTGAAGTTGGTTCCGACATGacttatgatgatgatgccacTAGTTCTGCCTCTGCCTTCTCTGAAAACATTTTCTCTGAATTAGTCGGCCCGACAAAGGTCAGGAAGAGGAAACAAGTGAACTATAACGAGGGACATTTGGCCGGTATAACGGAGGAATTGGAaccgaagaaaaagaaaaagtttgTTCGAAAGGGTCAAAAACTGACGGAAGGCAGCCCAGAGTTAGAGGCATCCCCTTCTGCACCAGCTACAGTGTCGGTTCCTGCAGCAAGGCCTG